Sequence from the Chloroflexota bacterium genome:
ACACGGTGTGCTGGCGCTGCCCGCGGGCATGACGGTGGTGCGCTTCCTGCCGCCGCTGGTCATCACCACGGCGCAAATCGATACCGTCGTGGCGGCCTTCAAAGCCACGTTGGAGGATGTCGCTGGCTGAGTTTCCTTCGCAGCCCCCCCTTGCCTCTCGGGGATGCCCGCCGCCTACGCGGCAAGCCCCGAGAGGCTTTTTTGCTTCTTTCCCGGTTTCATAACGAAGGCCTTGCGGGGCCAGCACCCTTGAAACACCGAAAACGCATGGGAGCAAGAAGCATTAGCGACCAGCGAAATGGATGAAGCATATCATCCTCAGGACAAAGTGTGTGACAAGGTTTATCTGAAAACATCCTCCTGGGGAAACATCGCGAACGGGAACAGCGCCCCCGTTACAGGAGCGCGGCAATCTCCGCATTGCGTATTGCAGATTGATTGCAGTTGATTGCAATTGTATTGCAAAACAGCCTAAATCTGTTATGAAAATGTAACGGATATTCTTTAAACAAGCCTTATAATTACCCGCCGGATTAGCAAAGATCTTTGAAACGGATCAAAATACAGGCGGATGTTCCCTATTAGATTAGGGGGAATGCCGGAGGAATTAAGCTCATAGTTAAGCTCATAGTTAAATATCGCCTCACCCACCCATTATAGTAATTTCCCGCGAGATGCGCGGGGTGCAGGAGTAGCAAGTATGGCCAAGTATCATTTCTCTCGTCAGCACCATAATGATGTCGTGCAAGTACTGGATACGCTTCGCCACGATGTGGGCGCTTGTTGCGTTTTCCTGACCAACGTGATGGGCAACACTGTGCTTAGCAGCGGTGAGCAGGAAACGTTACCTATGGACGAAATCAACGCCCTGCTGGGGGGAAGTATTTCTGCCCTTGAGGAAGCAGGCAAAACGCTGGGCGACCAGCAACATAATTTCAATCTGGTTTATCAACGGGAAGGCAGTCGGCACTATTTGTTTGCCATCAACGTTGGCGAGAAGTTACTCTTGACACTGTTGATTCCCAAAACCCAATTCGGCACACCGATGGGAGCCGTCATGCACTACAGCCAGCGGGTTGCCAAAACTTTGGGTGAGATGCTCCAAGATCAAGACGAGGAATTCTCCCCCCAGCTCTCTGGCGAGCTTCCGGACGACCTTGACGCGGCTATCACCGAGGATCTGGATGCTCTTTTTGCGCAGGTCGAAGCCACGCCCAATGATGCACTCTTGGAAACAAAAGAAGCAAACCATCTTCCATTCCTGGATGGAAACACGACAAGCCCCCCTCTGCTCTCTTACGATGATGCTGTTCAACAGGGGATTTTCCCAAAACAACCTCACCATACTGTGAAAGGAGAAACTCAACATGGAGGAGAATCTCGAAACAATGGCAGAGGGGCCAGTTAAGGATCATACTGATTCCACATATCTCCGCAGCGGCCTGATAATTTACCCACCTCAGAGCCGTGCCATTAACGAAATCCTGGAAGATTTGACAATAAGAACCCCCGTCCAGTTTGCGTTACTGGCAGACGTCGGCGGGCAGGTTATATCCACCCACGGCACTCACAACAAAGTGAGCGAAGTCGTTGCATTAGGTTCTCTGGCTGCAGGCGACCTCGTAGCCAGCCGAGAAATTGCGCGCATATTGGGCGAAGATAGTGCTTACCAGATGGTATTACGGGAAGGCAAGGAAGGGCACACTTTCATCACCGAAGCAGGTCGCCATATGGTACTGCTGGTCAAAGTGAGAGCCGACGTACCGTTAGGGTGGGCACGGATGCTGATTTTGCAAGCAGCGCAACGCCTGGCTGCTACCGTAGATGCACCGCCGGGGAATCTGCAACAGCAAGGAAGCGCCCCTCAAACCCTGCACGCCCCCCTCGGCACTGAAGAGAACGCCGCGGATTTAGTTGAGGATGCGCTGAACGCCATCTGGTCAGGAGAAAGAGACTAATGTACATCAACTGGCAACTTCGGGAACTCAACCTGAAAATTGTCTATTATGGCCCGGCAATGAGCGGCAAAACCACCAATCTGGAACAAATTCATGCCCGTGTGCCGGCCAACCGCCGTAGCGATCTGGTTTCCCTCAAAACTCATGAAGACCGGACGCTGTTCTTTGATTTCCTGCAACTGGAATTGGGAAAAATCAGTGGGTTGACGCCCAAATTACAACTCTATACCGTTCCCGGCCAATCCTATTATGAAGCCAGCCGCAAGCTGGTACTCCGTGGAGCTGACGGCGTTGTTTTCGTCGCCGATGCAGACCCCGCCCGCGTCTCTGATAATCTTGCTGCCTGGCAGGATATGAAGCGGCATTTGAAAGAGATGAACATCAGCCTCGCAGACATTCCTGTTGTCGTTCAAGTCAACAAACAAGATCTCCCTGGCGCACTATCACCAGAAATTTACCGTTCTCTGCTTTCATTGGGGGGGCAAGTCGCTATCGGGGCCGTTGCCATTCGTCAGATAGGCGTTTTCGAGACGTTGAAAGCCATTACTCAAAGGGTAGTAGGGCGTTTGCACCAGCGAAGCAAATCCCCTGAGGTAGGACATGGAACCAATCCGGTCCCTCCCCCTTCTCCCCCCTCTTCTCAAACCACAACAACGATCAGGGAGTGAGCAAATGGTGCTTCAAAAGGAGAACAAACGCGGCTCATCGCAACTGAGTGAAATTCTGCAGGAAATGAACGAGGCTGGTGGTTTCTCGATTGCCGTGCTTACCGACCGGCATGGTTTCCCTCTGGCGTCAGCGGCCGGTCAAGGAAACGACCCTGACACTCAATCGGCTGTGGTCGCGCTGATTCAAAAGACCGCGGCACAAGCCACCAGTCAGTTGGGCATCGGGCAGACCGATGAAATTACCCTTTTCGATAGCGAGGGAAACCGGCTGGTTTGCCGCCCCTTTGACGTGAACGGCCATCAGTTGATTCTGGCTGTGCGCATCGATGACCGCCACAAAGCCTATCGCCGTCTGACCAATCAGGCTATACGTAAAATTTCGCAGGCGTGGCGCCTGTGACACTACGAGGTGAACCATCATGCAAGGGCAATTGAGTGACATGCACCCTGCCGACTTAATACAACATGCCTGCATAGACCGCAAACAGGCCCGGCTAGTGCTCGAACACAAAGGGCAAACTGCCGAAATCTTTTTCGATGATGGACAAATTGCCCATGCTGTGCTGGGCGATCTGGAAGGCAAAGAGGTTATCTTCCACGTCCTCGATTGGCAGGAAGGTACCTTTGAAATGATCAACGGCGTTACTGCCCCTCATCGCAGCATTCACGAAAACTGGACAGAGGTTCTTTTGGAAGGCGCCCGCCTTCGCGATGAAGCCCAGGCGGACGCCAATTTTCCCACCCAACCACAGGAGGCAAAACCTATGGCACCTAAGAAGAAAAGTGAATTACTCGCTGAAGCATTGGAAAACTTACTGACCGAATCGTCCGATATTGTAGGCGCGGCCATTGTAGGCATTGACGGCCTGGTTTACTCGGCCAATGTGCCTCAAAAAGGCTTGGACGAGGCAATGGTCGGCGCAAGTTCGGCAGCCATCCTTGGCTTGAGCAAACGCAGCGTGCAGCAACTCAACCGCGGGGGCTTCAAGCAAACCCTCATTCAAGGCGATGACGGCAACATCATCGTCGCTCCCCTCAACGACGAAACCCTCTTCGTCGCTCTCACCCCTGCCAACGTCAACCTTGGTATGGCTTTTGCTGAAGTGCGTTCCATTTCCAAGGAACTGCGAGACATCCTGTAAATCGTTAGCACACCTCTTTCTTTGTGTACTTATAACATCCGACAAGGAGAGAGAACCATGGCCACCGAAGAAGAAAAAAAGCGAAACCTTGCCCGCATGAATGCCATGATCATCTATGGTTTGGAAAAGGGCCTGTGGGACCTGTTCGGCGAATCGGCTTTGGCTACCACGAACACTGTGGGCAAAGGGATGCTGGAAATCCTCGAAAAGAGCATGGGGCTAGAAGTTGAAGGCGAAGCCCCTCAAGATATGCTCACCGAAATCGGTCGCATTTTTGTGGATGAATACGGTATTGCGACCGATTTTGACATCGTCAAAAACGGCGATACCATTGAAATGCAGGTTCAAGACTGCGTGTTGATGCATGTGGAGGAGGACCTCATCCATGCAGGCATCAAACCTTTTGTGTGTCCCTTCCTAAACATTACAGCCGCTGCCATGCGTCGCAATTCTCACCACAAAACCCGCATTAGCAAATTTGAGGTGGATACTGAACGTCGCCACTGTCGTCTGTGTTTCGAGATGGTATAGTGCCCTTTGGGCTTTGACCTTCAAGCGGTCACGGCCTGCGCTGCTTTCCCTCTGCATCCTAAGGAGATTTTTTGTATGGCAACCGAAGAAGAAAAAAAGCGTAATCTTGCCCGCATCAACGCAATGATCATCTATGGCCTGGAAAAAGGCCTATGGGACCTGTTCGGCGAATCGGCGCTGGCCACGACCAACACCGTCGGTGCAGGCATGTTGGAAATCCTCGAAAAGAACATGGGCCTGGAAATCGAGGGTGAAGACCCTCAAAACATGCTCACCGAAATCGCCCGCATCTTCGTGGATGAATACGGGATCGCTCTCGATTTTGAAGCCAAGGAAGAAGGCGAACACGTCAGCCTGCGGATCGACCACTGTGTATTGATGCAAGTGGAAAAAGATCTGGTGGCCCAGGGGGTCAAACCCTTTGTGTGTCCTTTCCTCAACATTGCCACCGCCGCTATGCGTCAACGGCTGGGAGTGAAAACCAAAATCAGTGAATTTGACGTCAACCCTGAGGCTCACGTCTGCACCTTGGCGTTTGAGTTGCTCTGAGTTTGGATTATTTTCCACCTGGGCAGTCAACAACCGGCTGCCCAGTTCGCTTCCCCTGGCATGAAAGACCCTATTCTGCTACGCCGCGACGATCTGCTTTCGCCCGATGAAGCGGCTTACTGGAAAGACTTGCTCTACCGCACAGTCAAAATCGGCGCTGAACTGGAAGTTGCCCCGCCCAAAGGCATGAGGCGCCCCGATTTTGAAGCCGCGGTGCGCGCCGCGCTCCAACCTTCCAGCAGCCTGGAGCGTCTGGGCGAAAACGGCGTTTGGGACGTCCAAACCGAGCATTGCGGCATTGAAATCCGCATCATCGGGCGTTATCCCCATTTCACTGCGCTCCAGAAGCAATATCGGCGCATCATGGACGTGTTGCGCGCCCACGGTGCGCGCCCACGTTCCACCTGCGGCCTGCACTTTCACCTGCTCACCCCCGGCCTTGCCGAGCCCGTGCCCGTCATCGTGCTCGCCAACCTGTGGAACTTAGTGCGGCGCTATGCTCCCGAGCTCAAGTTCATGACCAGTTGCGGCGACAAACGGGAAGCCCTCTGCCGCCGCCGCAACCACAACAGCCATCTGGAAATGGTCGAACTGTCCCCGGGCGTGCTTTCCATGCAAGAAATTCAAACTCGCCTCAAAGCCAGCCGCGTTGTGCCTGAACACCAGAACTTTCTCAATCTGGAACACGTCGGTTTCACCAAAGACGGCGGCGTGCTGCCCTTCCACGTGGAATTTCGCTTTCCCGATGCCCACCTTTCGCCCACGGCCATCGCCGCTCAAACCTTCCTCTGGCTGGCACTGGCGCTCAAATCGGTGGACTTGAGCCAGTATGGCGTGATTCACGTCGGGCACTATCAGGCATGGCAGCGCAAGGTGGAAATTCTGAACATGCTCAGTAACAACGACGGCAACCTGGCGACCAGCGATACCCGCGGCATCACCGACGAAATCATCGAAGAACTGCGGCAGGGTGCTTACGAACTGCTCGATTTCCTTGCCCCCACGCTGGAAGGTATGTTCGTGGACAACCCCGCATTAGACGTGCTGCTGGCATTGGCCGAAACGCCCATCTCGCTGATGCGCTGCATGGGCTACGATTGGGACCGTATCGAAAGCCTGCTTGCAGCGCGTGCCAGCGTGGATGACCTCGGCCTTGACGAAACCGACCGTCGGCTGATGCAGCGCATTGAACTGGGCGAGTGGAGCGGTTTCCCCTCGCTGGAAGCATGGAAATGGCACGCCGCGCGGGAACTCTTCCTCGCACCGCAGAGCCTGGAAGAACGCCTTGCCCGCCTCAATGCCCTGCGTGGCATTCGCTGGGATGCCCGTCAGGGCACCACGGTTTTCAAGAGATAGCCCCATGTGCGGCATTGCAGCCATCCTTTTTGCGCCTGGTGAACGCCCGCCTGCTGTGCAGCAGGAAATCCGCGACTTTTTCTCCCGCAACCTGCTTTTCAACGAAGAACGCGGCAAAGCCGCCACCGGCCTGGCGGTATTGCGCACCGATGGGGAACTCGTAGTTTACAAAGCGCCCATACCTGCTTCGCAGTTCGTGGAAACCGCACGTTACCGCGACCTGCTGGCCTCCCTCGATGCCCAAACTGTGCTTTGGCTGGGGCACACTCGCCTGCCCACCAAGGGAGCCCCTGAAAACAACGATAACAATCACCCCATTTCGGCGGGCGAGGTGGTGGGCGTGCACAACGGGCGCATTACCAACGACGACACCCTCTTTACCCGCTATGACTACCCTCGCCAGGGCGAGGTGGACAGCGAAATCATCTTCCGCCTGCTTTCGGACATGAACCCCCACACCGACGAAGCCCACTATGCCGCCGAAGCCTGCCAGCGGCTGCAGTTGCTGGCAGGCAAATTCACCTTCCTCGCCGCCGACATGCGCTATCCCTACCGCTTGTTGGTGCTCAAGCACCACAATCCCCTGTGCGCGCATTATCATGCTCCCTGGCAAGCGCTGATTTTCTCCTCGCGCTACATTTTCCTCCGCAAAGCCTTTGGGCGCAGCGTGATTACCGAAGCCCTGCCACATAACACCCTCCTGAGTTACGATGCTTCTCGCCTTGCAGAACTGGGCAACACTCCCACATATGCTTGCAGCCTTGGGTAGAAATTATGAGCTAACCTGCCATGCCTCGCTGAACGAGGAGCAACAGCAAATAGGGGGAACGATGGCTTGAGAACAAACAGCCCACATGCCCACACTCAAGAAAACACGGCGGGCAGGGGGGTGAGAGAGCCCCCAAAATCTGTTAGCACCGAGGCATAAATATTGCCCGAGCGCCCTCACTTATCCTCGCCACCTCTCTCAAAGCACCTGCAGGGGAACGTAAGAACGTAGCCCCGCGAAGATGCCAACCGCTTTTTGGTCAGCAAATCAGACTATTAACCTGAGTAGCGGATAAGCACGTTGAGGGAAGATTGCAGATCAATCGGTGTTGAAACGCGCCGTTGGCAGCGTTTTGCACTTCGGCGTGGCTCAGCACAGGCACTTCAACTTCGCTCCCGTTGTTCGCACCGCTCAGCACAAAACGCCACCAAAGAGATTATCCGAAACTGGGGTTATCTTTACCCAGTGGTATAATGGACTTCCCATCTGCTTCCAGGGGGAAGCAGCACCCTTTCCAACCGATGTGCGACCATGTTTCTCAGCCCCCTTTCCCCACCCCCTCATCGCCAGCACGGAGCAGGGACCACCAATGAACGCCCATCCCAGCCTCTCCAGCCCAGCAGGGGAACAGCAAAACGGGCTTCTCGACATCCTTCGCCAGAGCACCCCGGCGTGCCTGGTGTGGGTTGACGCGCAGGGGAAAGTCCGCTTCGTCACATCGGCTTGCCAGACACTTTTCAAACACCAGCTTCCGGGGGAATTCCTTAGCACACTATGCCGCGCCACCAACCCATCCTGTTTACTCAAAGACCCTCACCGTTTCGCTGAAGCCACCGAGCACAGCAGCGTCTTCCCTTACCAAACGCCCGAAGGCAAAACTTGTTGGGTAGCCCACGCGTGCCGCGCCCATTACGATGCCCAGGGGCAATTTCAGGGGCGCATTGGCATTTTCGTCGACCTGACCTCCCAACACGAGAGCGAAACCCGCGCCCGGCGCATCTCCGAACAATTTCAGCAACTCTACCAAATTTTGGAAGCCCTCAATCGCGCGGAAACGCCCCAAGAAGTGTACGACATTGCCGTTGAAAGCATCCCCAACCTCATCCAGGCCAATAGCGCCGCAGTACTTCTCTTTGACGCAGAAGGAGTGCCTCGCTTCGTAGCCGCGCGCGGGTTATCACCAGCCTATCAGCAGAAAGTCGAAGGGCACAGCCCCTGGCCTTCGACAGCCGTTCATGCCAAACCGCTCTGGTATGAAGACGTTCAACACGAAGACTTTTCCCCCGACCTACAGGCTGCCTTTCGCGAAGAAAACATCCACGCCCTGGCATTCATTCCCTTGCTTGGAGGGAACCGGCTATTGGGCAAATTAATGGTCTATTATCACACCCCGCATACCTTCAGCGAAAGCGAGCAGCAGATCATTCGTGTGCTGGCCAGCGACATTGCAGCCGCGATCTTGCGCGTGCAAGCCCACGAGGCGCTCAAAGAAAGCGAAACTCGTTTCCGCGCCCTGGCCGAAAGCACCCCTGCTGCCGTTTACATGATCGAAAAAGGTCGTTTCACCTACACCAACCCCGCCTTTCACCGGCTTAGCGGTTATTCTCCCGAGGACTTACGCGATCTGCATTACTGGGAAATCCTGGAACCCGAATCGCAAGCCTTAGCCCGCGAGCGGGCGCGACGCCGCATGGCAGGCCAAACCGTGCAAGAATACGCCGAAGTCCTCATCCGTCGCAAGGACGGCGAGCGCCGCTGGGCATTGGCCGGAGACAGCGTGGTGGCCTTAGGCAACCGTATTGTCGTAGTGGGTTCAGCCGTCGACATTACCCCCCTCAAGCAAACCGAAGCCGCCTTGCGGGAAAGCGAAGCCCGTTACCGCGATCTGGTCGAAAACCTGCGAGATGGCGTAGGGTTACACGATCTTGAAGGCCGCCTGTTAGCCAGTAACCCGACCGTGCCGCACCTGTTAGGGCACGAAACCCTGCCCGAAGAGCCGGTTTACATCCCCGACTTGCTGGCGCCTGAAGTGCGACATGAATTCGATGATTACATCCGGGAATTGAGAGAAAACGGCGTCGCGGAAGGCCTCATGCTGGTTCAAATGCCCCTCACAGGCGAAAAGCGCCTCTGGGAGTACCACAGCACCTTGCGCACTGCTTCCGAGGGGGAACCTCCCGTCGTGCGCTTCTACATTCGCGACGTCACCGAGCGCGAAAAAGCCTACCACGCCCTGCGCGAAAGCGAAGCCCGCTTCCGTGCCCTGGCCGAAAGCACCGTGGCCGGCATTTACGTCCTGGTGGACAATCATTTTGCCTACGCCAACCCCGCCTTGAGCCAGCTCACAGGCTATACCGCCGAAGAACTGCGCGCCATGACACCGTGGGAGATCATCCACCCCGATTTTCGCGAAACTGTACGCGCCAACTCGCAGGCCCGTTTGCGCGGCGAAGACGCCCCATCACCTTATGAATTCCAAATCATCACCAAGAGCGGCGAGGCACGCTGGGTCTTGTTAGGTGCGCGGCGCATCACCTGGCAGGACCGCCCGGCGCTCATGGGCTCCGTGGTTGACATCACTTCCCAAAAGCACTACCAGCACGCCCTGGAAGCCGAAATCCGCATCGCTCAGGCCTTTGGCAAAATTCCCGAAGAGGACCTCCAATCTCTGGCGGTGCACATTGTCGAAGCCGTTTACGACCTCCTGCCCTCTGCCGAGCGGGTGCTGCTGACGCTTTCTACCGAAGAAAACCACCTGTGCGTCGAAGCCGAACAGGGCAACGCCCCCCGCTTGCAAGGCCAATGCTTCCCCTGCGAAGAAGCCCTCCAGGAAATGCGCCACCACCGGCACCCGTTCTATTTGAGCGAAACCCCTGCGGGTTTCACCAACGCCTGCACAGCCCACATGGCGCTGACGCCCCAGGCCGCCGTGGTGCCTTTCGTGGTGGGCGAAGAAGTCATTGGCGCGCTCGTTCTGGACGGCAACCCCAACAAGCCACCTTTCAACACCGAAGACCTTCGCCTGTTAGCGCACTTTGCCAACACGGCGACTCTGCTCTTGCAGCACGCCCGCCTGGTGGCCAACCTCAAGCGGCGTTTGCAAGAACTGGAAACCGTCCACCGGCTGACCCTGGCCCTGCGGGAAACCTTAGACACCCACGCCGCGCTGGAAGTGCTTCTCGACGAAACCCTGGCTGTCGTCAACAGCGACGTGGGCGCCATTTTGCTTCACCACGCCGAAGACAACCGCCTGAAACCCCTCGTTGCCCGCGGATGGATGCAACACATTGACTTCCAACCCCGCGCCGGAGAGGGCATCGCGGGACAGGTTTTCGCCCACAATCAGCCCTTGTTTTCCAACGACCTCGCCCAGGAAAACGCGCCCGCATTTGCCGCAAACGAACACCTCCCCGCAGGCTGGGGCGGCGCCTGCCTGCCGCTACGCACGCCCGACAAGACCCTTGGCGTGCTTTTCATCGGCTTGCCTCCAAACCAGCATTGGACGGAAAGCCGACGCCATCTGCTCGAAACCCTGGCTGAGTTAGGCAGTATCACGCTCCACCGGTTAGGGCTCCTCGCAGAAACGCGCCATCGCCTGCAACAACTCCAAAGCCTGCAAGTGATTGCCCAGGCCATCACAGGCAGCCTCGACCTGCAACTGACCCTCAACATCCTGCTGGAACAAGTGCAAACCCAATTCCGCCCCGACGCCGTCGACGTCATGCTGGTCGATACCCACCTGTTCTCTCTCTCGGTGATGGCAGCCACGGGGTTTCTATCGCCCGAATCCGCCCGTCGCCAGGTAAACATGAACGGCAGCCTCCCCGGCCAGGTCGTCTTGCAAGGCGCGCCCATTGTGCTCAACGACCTGGTCACGGCCATTGCCCTCCACGAAGGCTGCCGCACCTTCCTGGAAAGCGAAGGCATCCGCACTTACATTGGCATTCCCCTTGTGGCGAAAGGGCAAACCAAAGGCGTGCTGGAACTGTTCTTCCGCACTCCTACCCGCCTTACCGCCGAACAAATCGACTTCCTCACCCATCTGGGACGCCACGCAGCCATCGCCCTGGACAACGCCCAGATGGTGGAGTCTTTGCAAAAATCAACCAACGAACTGCGGGCTGCCTACGAGGCCACCATCGAAGGGTGGGCGCGCGCGTTAGAACTGCGCGACCAGGAAACGGAAGGGCATGCCCAACGCGTGGCAGCCCTAACCGTCGCGCTGGCACGCCGCCTGGGCGTACCCGAAGAGCGCCTTCCCCACATCCGTCGCGGTGCCCTGCTCCACGACATCGGCAAAATGGGCGTTCCCGACCACATTCTCAAAAAGCCCGGCCCACTCGATGCCCATGAGTGGGAAATCATGCGCCAGCACCCCCTCTGGGCCTACGACATGCTCAAAGATATCCCCTACCTGCAACCAGCGCTTGCCATCCCGCTCTTTCACCATGAGCGCTGGGATGGCTCCGGCTATCCTTCCGGCCTGGCAGGCACCGCCATTCCTTTGGCAGCGCGCATCTTTGCGGTAGTCGACGTCTACGACGCCCTCACCAGCGATCGTCCCTACCGCCCCGCCTGGAGCAAAGAAAAAGCCCTGACTTACCTGAAAGAGCAAAGAGGCAAACTCTTCGACCCCCGCGTCGTCGAT
This genomic interval carries:
- a CDS encoding gliding-motility protein MglA; translation: MYINWQLRELNLKIVYYGPAMSGKTTNLEQIHARVPANRRSDLVSLKTHEDRTLFFDFLQLELGKISGLTPKLQLYTVPGQSYYEASRKLVLRGADGVVFVADADPARVSDNLAAWQDMKRHLKEMNISLADIPVVVQVNKQDLPGALSPEIYRSLLSLGGQVAIGAVAIRQIGVFETLKAITQRVVGRLHQRSKSPEVGHGTNPVPPPSPPSSQTTTTIRE
- a CDS encoding roadblock/LC7 domain-containing protein; this translates as MVLQKENKRGSSQLSEILQEMNEAGGFSIAVLTDRHGFPLASAAGQGNDPDTQSAVVALIQKTAAQATSQLGIGQTDEITLFDSEGNRLVCRPFDVNGHQLILAVRIDDRHKAYRRLTNQAIRKISQAWRL
- a CDS encoding DUF4388 domain-containing protein codes for the protein MQGQLSDMHPADLIQHACIDRKQARLVLEHKGQTAEIFFDDGQIAHAVLGDLEGKEVIFHVLDWQEGTFEMINGVTAPHRSIHENWTEVLLEGARLRDEAQADANFPTQPQEAKPMAPKKKSELLAEALENLLTESSDIVGAAIVGIDGLVYSANVPQKGLDEAMVGASSAAILGLSKRSVQQLNRGGFKQTLIQGDDGNIIVAPLNDETLFVALTPANVNLGMAFAEVRSISKELRDIL
- a CDS encoding glucosamine 6-phosphate synthetase encodes the protein MPCVAFAGMPVRAPRFSRDSPMCGIAAILFAPGERPPAVQQEIRDFFSRNLLFNEERGKAATGLAVLRTDGELVVYKAPIPASQFVETARYRDLLASLDAQTVLWLGHTRLPTKGAPENNDNNHPISAGEVVGVHNGRITNDDTLFTRYDYPRQGEVDSEIIFRLLSDMNPHTDEAHYAAEACQRLQLLAGKFTFLAADMRYPYRLLVLKHHNPLCAHYHAPWQALIFSSRYIFLRKAFGRSVITEALPHNTLLSYDASRLAELGNTPTYACSLG
- a CDS encoding PAS domain S-box protein encodes the protein MNAHPSLSSPAGEQQNGLLDILRQSTPACLVWVDAQGKVRFVTSACQTLFKHQLPGEFLSTLCRATNPSCLLKDPHRFAEATEHSSVFPYQTPEGKTCWVAHACRAHYDAQGQFQGRIGIFVDLTSQHESETRARRISEQFQQLYQILEALNRAETPQEVYDIAVESIPNLIQANSAAVLLFDAEGVPRFVAARGLSPAYQQKVEGHSPWPSTAVHAKPLWYEDVQHEDFSPDLQAAFREENIHALAFIPLLGGNRLLGKLMVYYHTPHTFSESEQQIIRVLASDIAAAILRVQAHEALKESETRFRALAESTPAAVYMIEKGRFTYTNPAFHRLSGYSPEDLRDLHYWEILEPESQALARERARRRMAGQTVQEYAEVLIRRKDGERRWALAGDSVVALGNRIVVVGSAVDITPLKQTEAALRESEARYRDLVENLRDGVGLHDLEGRLLASNPTVPHLLGHETLPEEPVYIPDLLAPEVRHEFDDYIRELRENGVAEGLMLVQMPLTGEKRLWEYHSTLRTASEGEPPVVRFYIRDVTEREKAYHALRESEARFRALAESTVAGIYVLVDNHFAYANPALSQLTGYTAEELRAMTPWEIIHPDFRETVRANSQARLRGEDAPSPYEFQIITKSGEARWVLLGARRITWQDRPALMGSVVDITSQKHYQHALEAEIRIAQAFGKIPEEDLQSLAVHIVEAVYDLLPSAERVLLTLSTEENHLCVEAEQGNAPRLQGQCFPCEEALQEMRHHRHPFYLSETPAGFTNACTAHMALTPQAAVVPFVVGEEVIGALVLDGNPNKPPFNTEDLRLLAHFANTATLLLQHARLVANLKRRLQELETVHRLTLALRETLDTHAALEVLLDETLAVVNSDVGAILLHHAEDNRLKPLVARGWMQHIDFQPRAGEGIAGQVFAHNQPLFSNDLAQENAPAFAANEHLPAGWGGACLPLRTPDKTLGVLFIGLPPNQHWTESRRHLLETLAELGSITLHRLGLLAETRHRLQQLQSLQVIAQAITGSLDLQLTLNILLEQVQTQFRPDAVDVMLVDTHLFSLSVMAATGFLSPESARRQVNMNGSLPGQVVLQGAPIVLNDLVTAIALHEGCRTFLESEGIRTYIGIPLVAKGQTKGVLELFFRTPTRLTAEQIDFLTHLGRHAAIALDNAQMVESLQKSTNELRAAYEATIEGWARALELRDQETEGHAQRVAALTVALARRLGVPEERLPHIRRGALLHDIGKMGVPDHILKKPGPLDAHEWEIMRQHPLWAYDMLKDIPYLQPALAIPLFHHERWDGSGYPSGLAGTAIPLAARIFAVVDVYDALTSDRPYRPAWSKEKALTYLKEQRGKLFDPRVVDAFLEMMQADQPPAKANEPSPSP